The [Bacillus] selenitireducens MLS10 genome includes a region encoding these proteins:
- a CDS encoding tyrosine-protein phosphatase gives MIDIHCHIIPGIDDGPKDMASSILMARKAEEEGITTIIATPHRSRVYVNDAEDVRRLTAELQEHLRCEGLSLQLLPGQEPRISGELIEELQDGRVMPLTGTGHYVFVEFPFDVVPRYAKQLLFDLQLEGYVPVIVHPERNVQLREHPSVLLDFVRNGALTQVTAGSLTGRFGKKVQTYSKNIVRARQCHFLASDAHDTVKRNFHMAEAKMLMVDEFGGDHFDIMMANATAVVNGEAIYPEAPVEVKQKKWFGLF, from the coding sequence ATGATTGATATCCACTGTCACATCATTCCCGGAATCGATGACGGTCCGAAAGACATGGCGTCGTCGATTCTCATGGCCAGGAAGGCGGAAGAGGAAGGGATCACGACGATCATTGCCACGCCTCACAGAAGCCGTGTCTACGTAAACGATGCGGAGGATGTGCGTCGGCTCACGGCAGAGCTTCAGGAACACCTACGGTGTGAGGGGCTTTCCCTTCAGCTTCTTCCGGGTCAGGAGCCGCGGATCAGCGGCGAACTGATTGAAGAGCTTCAGGATGGACGGGTGATGCCCCTGACAGGTACGGGCCACTATGTCTTTGTGGAATTCCCCTTTGACGTTGTCCCCCGCTATGCGAAACAGCTCTTGTTTGATCTCCAGCTCGAAGGTTACGTGCCGGTGATTGTACACCCGGAGCGAAATGTCCAGCTGCGTGAACACCCTTCGGTCCTCCTTGACTTTGTGCGTAACGGTGCACTGACTCAGGTAACTGCAGGAAGCCTGACGGGGCGCTTCGGTAAAAAGGTGCAGACGTACAGTAAGAATATAGTCAGAGCAAGGCAGTGCCACTTTCTTGCGAGTGATGCGCATGATACGGTGAAGCGGAATTTCCATATGGCAGAGGCAAAGATGCTTATGGTAGACGAATTTGGCGGTGATCACTTTGACATTATGATGGCAAATGCCACGGCTGTTGTGAATGGCGAAGCGATCTATCCGGAAGCGCCGGTGGAAGTAAAACAGAAAAAATGGTTCGGGCTCTTTTGA
- a CDS encoding CpsD/CapB family tyrosine-protein kinase: protein MAFRNPFAKKVEDHLTEKQRSLITHFSPKSPISEQFRAIRTNIQFASPDISLKRLLVTSTSPGEGKSTTAANLAIVLAQQENRVLLIDGDMRKPTGHFTFQLPNKQGLSNVLAKQASLSSCVQESQIEGVSVLTCGPIPPNPAELLGSKQMDTVLQEAEEMYDYIIIDSPPILAVTDAQLLAAKVEGVVLVTSSGKTEREAAKKSKELLDNAHARILGVILNRKDKKETTYYYYYGND, encoded by the coding sequence ATGGCGTTTCGTAACCCTTTTGCCAAAAAAGTCGAAGACCATCTGACGGAGAAGCAGCGGAGTCTCATTACACACTTTTCTCCAAAGTCACCGATCTCTGAGCAATTCAGGGCCATCCGGACGAATATCCAGTTTGCGAGTCCGGATATAAGCTTAAAGCGCCTACTCGTGACCTCCACCTCACCAGGGGAAGGGAAGTCGACGACGGCGGCCAACCTGGCCATTGTTCTGGCCCAGCAGGAGAACCGTGTACTGCTCATCGATGGAGATATGCGAAAACCGACAGGGCATTTTACGTTTCAGCTACCGAACAAACAGGGGCTGTCCAATGTGCTTGCGAAGCAGGCAAGTCTCTCAAGCTGTGTCCAGGAGTCGCAAATAGAGGGTGTGTCGGTGCTTACATGCGGTCCGATCCCGCCAAACCCTGCGGAACTCCTCGGCAGTAAGCAGATGGACACGGTATTGCAGGAAGCAGAAGAGATGTACGACTACATCATCATCGACTCACCGCCGATTCTGGCTGTAACCGATGCGCAGCTTCTCGCAGCGAAAGTTGAAGGTGTCGTTCTTGTGACAAGCAGCGGTAAAACCGAGCGCGAGGCGGCTAAAAAGTCAAAGGAACTCCTTGATAACGCGCACGCGCGGATACTCGGAGTGATACTGAACCGAAAAGATAAAAAAGAAACGACATATTACTATTATTACGGGAACGACTGA